Proteins from a single region of Scleropages formosus chromosome 22, fSclFor1.1, whole genome shotgun sequence:
- the LOC108918586 gene encoding cyclic AMP-dependent transcription factor ATF-7-like — translation MGDDRPFVCNAPGCGQRFTNEDHLAVHKHKHEMTLKIGPARTDSVIIADQTPTPTRFLKNCEEVGLFNELASSFEQEFRKDQEEEDRRPRNLLSAPQYGGLQTPSETRVKEEEPLEVDSSSPGSPDSTSSKSDSDRKPTEAPSRPAASSAPTPTIVRPGSLPLHLGYDPLQPTLPSPTSVITQAPPSNRHLGSPTGPYPMLMQLPIGQAVPLLPSPVQMPSVISLARTMSAVPNVPGIPGPPLGGGSSGSGSSSPSGYNPQSEAKMRLKAALSQQAFGAPNGNSMAVGSSPMVPQRLEQGQLLGQHSDAPSPAQPQVSPAQPTGGRRRRAADDDPDERRQRFLERNRAAASRCRQKRKLWVNSLEKKAEELSSMNVSLTNEVSLLRNEVAHLKQLLLAHKDCPVTALQKKSAAYLGEDSPKDPSEPTGSPAPVIQHSSMATSPGSLPNGMSSRAAAEAVAMSVLAGMGNQRAEGMVGASHVTVASQSQPR, via the exons ATGGGTGACGATCGACCTTTTGTGTGCAACGCCCCAGGATGTGGTCAG AGGTTTACCAACGAGGATCATCTGGCTgtccacaaacacaaacacgagATGACACTGAAAATCGGTCCTGCCAGAACAGACTCCGTCATCATTGCAG ATCAGACGCCCACACCGACACGTTTCCTCAAGAACTGTGAGGAGGTGGGTCTGTTCAACGAGCTGGCCAGCTCCTTTGAGCAAGAGTTTCGCAAAgaccaggaggaagaggacaggAGGCCCAGGAACCTG CTTTCTGCTCCCCAGTATGGTGGTCTGCAAACACCCTCTGAAACCAGGGTGAAGGAGGAAGAGCCACTGGAGGTTGACTCATCTTCTCCAGGCAGTCCTGATTCCACCTCCAGCAAGTCAGACAGTGACAGGAAGCCAACG GAAGCTCCCTCACGGCCAGCTGCAAGCTCGGCTCCGACCCCTACGATTGTTCGGCCGggttcccttcccctccacctGGGCTATGATCCCTTGCAGCCTACCTTGCCCTCCCCTACTTCTGTCATCACACAAGCTCCTCCCTCCAATCGTCATCTTGG ATCGCCGACAGGTCCGTACCCGATGCTGATGCAGCTCCCCATTGGACAGGCCGTACCCCTCCTTCCTAGCCCGGTGCAGATGCCCTCTGTTATATCC CTGGCGCGGACCATGTCCGCAGTACCCAATGTTCCTGGCATCCCTGGTCCTCCCTTAGGAGGGGGAAGCAGTGGCAGCGGCAGCTCCTCACCCTCTGGCTACAACCCCCAGTCCGAGGCCAAGATG AGGCTGAAGGCAGCGCTATCCCAGCAGGCATTTGGAGCCCCGAATGGCAACAGTATGGCTGTGGGCTCTAGTCCCATGGTACCGCAGAGGCTGGAGCAGGGCCAGCTACTAGGACAACACTCTGATGCCCCCTCACCTGCACAGCCCCAG GTGTCCCCAGCTCAGCCTACAGGAGGCCGGAGGCGGAGGGCAGCGGATGACGATCCCGATGAGAGAAGGCAGCGCTTTCTGGAGAGGAACCGGGCGGCAGCTTCCCGCTGCCGTCAGAAGCGCAAGCTGTGGGTGAACTccctggagaagaaggctgaGGAACTGAGCTCCATGAATGTCTCGCTGACG AACGAGGTGTCTCTCCTGCGGAACGAGGTGGCTCATCTcaagcagctgctgctggcccaCAAGGACTGCCCTGTTACAGCCCTTCAGAAGAAAAGTGCAGCCTATTTAG GAGAAGATAGTCCCAAAGACCCTTCTGAACCAACTGGCTCCCCAGCCCCAGTCATCCAGCACAGCTCCATGGCCACCAGCCCAGGGTCCCTTCCCAATGGGATGAGCTCACGGGCGGCCGCTGAGGCTGTAGCCATGTCTGTCCTGGCAGGCATGGGCAACCAGCGTGCAGAGGGCATGGTTGGAGCTTCCCATGTTACTGTGGCTTCACAGTCCCAGCCCAGATGA